A single window of Sparus aurata chromosome 22, fSpaAur1.1, whole genome shotgun sequence DNA harbors:
- the LOC115574091 gene encoding protein NLRC3-like, whose protein sequence is MATLKQEIFRTLEDLGEDDFEKFKWHLQGVLKGFPKIPKCRLENANRMETVDQMVQTYCINTIKVTRMVLTEIDQNVLWEKLSNISEPTEILAECQRKLKTNLKKRFQHVFEKITKAGSSIPLNEIYTEIYIIMEETGEVNMEHEIRQIETTTWKPDRPKTTIRQEDIFKASPGRDEPIRTVMTKGMAGIGKTVITQKFTLDWAEDKDNQDIEFTFPFTFRELNVLKEKKYSLVELVHHFFTETKEAGICRFEGFQVMFIFDGLDECRLPLDFHNTETVTDITESTSVAVLLTNLIRGKLLPTARLWITTRPAAANQIPRECVDMVTEVRGFTDPQKEKYFRKRFRDDEQASRIISHIKASRSLHIMCHIPVFCWITATVLEDMFKTREGGELPKTLTEMYIHFLVVLYKLKNVKYDGKSERDSHWTPESREMIESLGKLAFKQLQKGNLIFYESDLTECGIDIREASVYSGLFTEIFKEESGLYQDKVFCFIHLSVQEFLAALHVHLTFINSDVNLLEERKQTPWLSKLLRIKPKPTDLYQSAVDKALQSPNGHLDLFVRFLLGFSLETNQNLLRGLLTQTRSSSETNQETVQYIKKRISENLSPERSINLFHCLNELNDGSLVEEIQQYVRSGSLSTHELSPAQWSALVFILLSSEKDLKMFDLKKYSASEEALLRLLPVVKASNKAQLSDCNLSERSCEGLSSVLSSQSSSLRELDLSNNDLQDSGVKLLSSGLKSSHCELEILRLSGCLITEEGCSSLASALSSNPSHLRELDLSYNHPGGSGLKRLTAGWEDPGWRLKTLRLDHGGEKRLKPGLKKYFCELTVDTNTVNKDLKLSDNNKKVTYVREKQPYPNHPERFDFRSQLLCRAGLTGRCYWEVEWRGEVDIAVTYKGISRRGVRADSAFGWNDQSWRLYCSDDHGYSVSHNDRRTVLPHSSSSSSVSNRVAVYVDCPAGTLSFYRVSSDSLIHLHTFNTTFTQPLYPGFGFWRYDSSVSLCSV, encoded by the exons ATGGCAACACTTAAACAGGAAATCTTCAGAACTTTAGAGGATTTGGGAGAGGACGACTTTGAGAAATTCAAGTGGCACCTTCAGGGAGTCCTGAAGGGCTTCCCAAAAATCCCAAAATGTCGTCTGGAAAACGCAAACAGGATGGAAACAGTGGATCAGATGGTGCAGACCTACTGTATAAACACCATCAAAGTGACCAGAATGGTTTTGACAGAGATAGATCAGAATGTTCTGTGGGAGAAATTATCAAACATCTCGGAGCCAACAG AGATTCTTGCTGAGTGCCAGCGTAAACTCAAAACCAACCTAAAGAAGAGGTTTCAACATGTCTTTGAGAAAATCACAAAAGCAGGAAGTTCAATACCGTTGAATGAGATTTACACTGAGATCTATATCATCATGGAAGAAACGGGAGAAGTCAACATGGAACATGAgatcagacagattgaaactaCAACCTGGAAACCAGACCgaccaaaaacaacaatcagacaagaagacatctttaaagcctcacctggaagagatgaaccaatcagaacagtgatgacaaagggaatggctggcatcgggaaaaccgtcataacacagaagttcactctggactgggctgaagacaaagacaaccaggATATagagttcacatttccattcactttcagagagctgaatgtgctgaaagagaaaaagtacagcttggtggaacttgttcatcacttcttcactgaaaccaaagaagcaggaatctgcaggtttgaaggGTTCCAGGTTATGTttatctttgacggtctggatgagtgtcgacttcctctggacttccacaacactgagacaGTGACTGATAttacagagtccacctcagtggctgtgctgctgacaaacctcatcagggggaaactgcttcccactgctcgcctctggataaccacacgacctgcagcagccaatcagatccctcgtgagtgtgttgacatggtgacagaggtcagagggttcactgatcCACAGAAGGAGAAGTATTttaggaagagattcagagatgatgagcaggccagcagaatcatctcccacatcaaggcatcacgaagcctccacatcatgtgccacatcccagtcttctgctggatcactgctacagttctggaggacaTGTTTAAAaccagagaaggaggagagctgcccaagactctgactgagatgtacatccacttcctggtggttctgTACAAACTGAAGAACGTCAAGTATGATGGAAAATCTGAGAGAGATTCACACTGGACACCAGAGAGCAGggagatgattgagtctctgggaaaactggcttttaaGCAGTTACAGAAAggcaacctgatcttctatgaatcagacctgacagagtgcggcatcgatatcagagaggcctcagtgtactcaggattGTTCACAGAGATCTTTAAAGAAGAGagtggactgtaccaggacaaggtgttctgcttcatccatctgagtgttcaggagtttctggctgctcttcatgtccatctaaCATTCATCAACTCTGACGTCAATCTGctggaagaaagaaaacaaaccccCTGGTTGTCTAAACTACTTAGAATAAAACCTAAACCTACAGAtctctaccagagtgctgtggacaaggccttacagagtccaaatggacacctggacttgtttgTCCGATTCCTCCTGGGTTTTTCACTGGAGACCAATCAGAATCTCCTACGAGGTCTGCTGACACAGACAAGAAGTAGCTCAGAgaccaatcaggaaacagtccaATACATCAAGAAGAGGATCAGTGAGAAtttgtctccagagagaagcatcaatctgttccactgtctgaatgaactaaATGATGGTTCtttagtggaggagatccaacagtacgtGAGATCAGGAAGTCTCTCAACACAtgaactgtctcctgctcagtggtcagctctggtcttcatcttactgtcatcagaaaaagatctgaaaatgtttgacctgaagaaatactctgcttcagaggaagctcttctgaggctgctgccagtggtcaaagcctccaacaaagctca GCTGAGTGACTGtaatctgtcagagagaagctgtgaaggtctgtcctcagttctcagctcccagtcctctagtttgagagagctggacctgagtaacaacgacctgcaggattcaggagtgaagctgctgtcatcaGGACTGAAGAGTTCACACTGTGAACTGGAAATTCTCAG ACTGTCCGGCTgcctgatcacagaggaaggctgttcttctctggcctcagctctgagctCCAACCCCTctcatctgagagagctggacctgagctacaatcatccaggaggcTCAGGTCTGAAGCGTCTGACTGCTGGATGGGAGGATCCTGGCTGGAGACTGAAAACTCTAAG GCTGGACCATGGTGGAGAAAAGAGACTGAAACCTGGTCTGAAGAAGT ATTTCTGTGaactcacagtcgacacaaacacagtgaacaaAGACCttaaactgtctgacaacaacaagaAGGTGACATATGTGAGAGAGAAGCAGCCATATCCtaatcatccagagaggtttgacttcaggtctcagctgctgtgtagagctggtctgactggtcgatgttactgggaggtcgagtggagaggagaggttgATATAGCAGTGACATACAAAGGAATCAGCAGGAGAGGAGTCAGAGCAGACTCTGCGTTTGGATGGAACGATCAGTCCTGGAGGCTGTACTGCTCTGATGATCATGGTTACTCTGTCAGTCACAATGACAGAAGAACAGtcctccctcactcctcctcctcctcctctgtctctaacagagtagcagtgtatgtggactgtcctgctggcactctgtccttctacagagtctcctctgactcactgatccacctccacaccttcaacaccacattcactcaacctctttatcctgggtTTGGGTTCTGGAGATATGactcctcagtgtctctgtgttcagtgTAG